A window of the Brassica napus cultivar Da-Ae chromosome C5, Da-Ae, whole genome shotgun sequence genome harbors these coding sequences:
- the LOC111206112 gene encoding uncharacterized protein LOC111206112, with product ITTSCCFLLLLTKITTPFLQLDSIKNRVSRGCASFSCFSCGGASAGLDTTTPCPLKVEPVKQPVVSTSPPESVAVPENGKDHHDANKAVDDDNATSKEAFKLSLRSSLKRPPSVAEPRSLEDIKEHETLSVDDASDLTGGDDTGRRKVQWPDACGSELTQVREFEPSDMGLSDEEWETGEQRTCSCVIM from the exons ATCACTACCAGCTgctgcttcttgttgttgttgacaaAGATCACCACCCCTTTTCTTCAGCTGGATTCCATCAAGAACCGAGTTTCCCGCGGTTGCGCttccttttcttgtttttcttgtgGCGGCGCTTCCGCGGGACTCGATACCACCACCCCATGTCCTCTTAAAGTAGAACCTGTGAAGCAGCCCGTTGTATCGACTTCACCACCAGAGTCTGTTGCTGTTCCTGAAAATGGCAAAGACCACCACGACGCAAATAAAGCTGTTGATGATGACAACGCCACCAGCAAAGAAGCTTTCAAACTCTCGTTGAGGAGCAGCTTGAAGAGGCCTCCCTCTGTTGCGGAGCCACGCTCTCTTGAGGATATTAAAGAACACGAGACGTTGAGCGTCGACGATGCGAGCGACCTCACCGGTGGAGACGATACGGGAAGGCGGAAAGTGCAGTGGCCAGATGCTTGTGGTAGTGAGCTCACTCAAGTTAGAGAATTTGAGCCCAG TGACATGGGATTGTCGGATGAAGAATGGGAGACGGGTGAACAAAGGACATGCTCATGTGTAATCATGTAG
- the LOC106401655 gene encoding putative methyltransferase At1g22800, mitochondrial, which translates to MRRINSLYGRNGILKRVFEKPAKQSHAFLASRSFSTEGGYGGESQQNSSSSRVKIFDRELKRVHRDRAAWLSRNKNDTFVDAVAENLLDRLEDCKKSFPSALCLGGSLGPVKRLLRDRGGIEKLIMMDTSHDMIKSCRDAQDDNSIDTSYLVGDEEFLPIKESSVDLIISSLGLHWTNDLPGSMIQCKLALKPDGLFLAAILGGETLKELRIACTLAHMEREGGISPRLSPLAQVRDAGNLLTRAGFSLPGVDVDEYVVKYKSALDLIEHLRAMGETNALLQRNKILNRETALATAAIYDSMFATEDGTIPATFQVIYMTGWKEHSSHPQAKRRGSATVSFTDIHKQFGGQS; encoded by the exons ATGCGGAGGATCAATTCACTGTACGGTCGAAATGGGATTCTTAAGAGAGTATTCGAAAAACCTGCGAAGCAATCTCACGCATTCTTGGCGTCTCGTTCCTTCTCTACTGAAGGCGGTTATGGCGGTGAGTCTCAGCAGAATAGCAGCTCCTCCAGGGTGAAGATCTTCGATCGAGAACTCAAGCGCGTACAT CGTGACCGAGCGGCGTGGCTGTCTCGCAATAAAAACGACACCTTTGTCGACGCTGTTGCTGAGAATCTGCTCGACCGCTTAGAG GATTGTAAGAAGAGTTTTCCCTCTGCCTTGTGTTTGGGAGGTTCTCTTGGTCCTGTCAAGCGTCTACTACGTGATCGTG GTGGGATTGAAAAGCTTATCATGATGGATACCTCACATGACATGATTAAATCATGTAGAGATGCTCAAGATGATAACTCCATCGACACATCTTACTTGGTTGGTGATGAAGAGTTTCTCCCTATCAAAGAAAG TTCGGTTGATTTGATCATAAGTTCCTTGGGGCTTCATTGGACAAACGATCTTCCAGGTTCCATGATACAG TGCAAACTGGCGCTGAAGCCTGATGGCTTATTTTTAGCAGCCATTCTTGGTGGAGAAACTTTAAA AGAACTGAGAATAGCATGCACTTTGGCTCACATGGAGCGTGAAGGGGGCATTAGTCCCCGTCTATCTCCTTTGGCACAG GTTAGGGACGCAGGGAATCTCTTGACCAGGGCTGGTTTTAGTCTCCCTGGCGTTGACGTTGACGAATATGTAGTTAAATACAAGAGtg CGCTGGATCTTATAGAGCATCTTCGTGCAATGGGTGAAACCAATGCTCTTCTCCAGAGAAACAAG ATACTCAACCGTGAAACTGCTCTAGCCACGGCAGCCATATATGACTCCATGTTCGCCACAGAAGACGGCACTATACCTGCCACTTTTCAG GTGATTTACATGACGGGATGGAAAGAACACTCGTCTCACCCTCAGGCCAAGCGGAGAGGTTCGGCCACCGTATCCTTCACGGATATTCACAAGCAATTCGGTGGTCAGTCTTGA
- the LOC106401656 gene encoding ethylene-responsive transcription factor ERF019 isoform X1, producing the protein MDYIDNTGETQSKYKGIRRRKWGKWVSEIRVPGTRDRLWLGSFSTAEGAAVAHDVAFYCLHQPNSLESLNFPHLLPPSIVSKTSPRSIQQAASNAGMAVDAGIVNSDHASGNSGNGDTTTAYYENGDTATQKKQ; encoded by the exons ATGGATTACATCGACAACACCGGCGAAACTCAATCAAAGTACAAAGGCATCCGTCGCCGGAAATGGGGGAAATGGGTATCGGAGATTCGAGTTCCGGGAACTCGCGACCGTCTCTGGTTAGGCTCATTCTCCACGGCGGAAGGCGCAGCCGTGGCGCACGACGTGGCTTTCTACTGTTTACACCAACCAAACTCGCTCGAGTCTCTCAACTTCCCTCACTTGCTTCCTCCTTCCATAGTTTCCAAGACCTCGCCGAGGTCTATCCAGCAAGCTGCTTCTAATGCCGGAATGGCCGTTGACGCCGGAATCGTTAACAGTGATCACGCGTCAGGGAACTCTGGGAATGGAGATACAACGACGGCGTATTATGAGAATGGAG ATACAGCTACTCAAAAGAAACAGTGA
- the LOC106401656 gene encoding ethylene-responsive transcription factor ERF019 isoform X2 — protein sequence MDYIDNTGETQSKYKGIRRRKWGKWVSEIRVPGTRDRLWLGSFSTAEGAAVAHDVAFYCLHQPNSLESLNFPHLLPPSIVSKTSPRSIQQAASNAGMAVDAGIVNSDHASGNSGNGDTTTAYYENGATQKKQ from the exons ATGGATTACATCGACAACACCGGCGAAACTCAATCAAAGTACAAAGGCATCCGTCGCCGGAAATGGGGGAAATGGGTATCGGAGATTCGAGTTCCGGGAACTCGCGACCGTCTCTGGTTAGGCTCATTCTCCACGGCGGAAGGCGCAGCCGTGGCGCACGACGTGGCTTTCTACTGTTTACACCAACCAAACTCGCTCGAGTCTCTCAACTTCCCTCACTTGCTTCCTCCTTCCATAGTTTCCAAGACCTCGCCGAGGTCTATCCAGCAAGCTGCTTCTAATGCCGGAATGGCCGTTGACGCCGGAATCGTTAACAGTGATCACGCGTCAGGGAACTCTGGGAATGGAGATACAACGACGGCGTATTATGAGAATGGAG CTACTCAAAAGAAACAGTGA